Proteins from one Euwallacea similis isolate ESF13 chromosome 13, ESF131.1, whole genome shotgun sequence genomic window:
- the LOC136413037 gene encoding peroxisomal N(1)-acetyl-spermine/spermidine oxidase: MAENGQISGANHLDFPNYAKVLIIGAGMAGLSAAYHLTKNNFTDFKLFEARRRLGGRIVQIPIGLERVELGANWIHGVLGNPVYELAMQHGLVDIMAAPKSHKIVAATEQGKQLPFTVLQEIYEAYLCFLKRCEEYFISQYEPPDGIDSVGEHMKLEMNLYLDKVKDPVERRLKELLFDCLLKRETCISGCDSMNEIDLLEIGSYTELQGGNIILPKGYSSILEPLERVIPKDNILRKHPVKLIKWNCRKRTQKAENGSDSDSEESDITVVEDGSRPGSSREASQEKTFPVPLSYSVEVVCENNQRFYGDHLICTIPLGVLKHKATSLFKPPLPDYKTEAIDRLLFGTVDKILLEYERPFLHPSITEVLLLWEDDSSEDITKNWFRKIYSFSKITETLILGWISGKEAEYMETLDSNTVLETCTVVLRKFLNDPFIPKPKSCVCTSWHKQEYTRGSYTAIAVGASQIDIECLAQPLYLDENDSKPVLMFAGEHTHSNFYSTVHGAYLTGRTAAQTILSNDTPQEIVVDCEDETDLSSWIQGITLE, translated from the exons ATGGCCGAAAATGGGCAAATCAGTGGGGCAAATCACCTAGATTTTCCGAACTATGCCAAAGTCCTCATTATTGGGGCAGGCATGGCTGGATTGAGCGCGGCCTACCACCTTACCAAGAATAATTTCACAGATTTTAAACTATTTGAGGCCCGAAGGCGATTGGGAGGCCGCATTGTTCAGATTCCCATAGGGCTTGAAAGGGTTGAGTTGGGCGCTAACTGGATCCATGGGGTGTTAGGTAATCCTGTGTATGAATTAGCAATGCAGCATGGTTTAGTGGATATTATGGCTGCACCTAAATCACATAAG ATAGTGGCGGCAACAGAACAAGGGAAGCAGTTGCCATTCACAGTTTTACAGGAAATTTACGAGGCCTATCTATGTTTCCTAAAGAGATGTGAAGAATATTTCATATCTCAATATGAACCTCCCGATGGCATAGATAGCGTTGGTGAACACATGAAACTGGAAATGAATTTGTATTTAGATAAAGTTAAG GATCCAGTGGAAAGGCGCCTAAAGGAACTGCTGTTTGACTGTCTTTTAAAACGCGAAACTTGTATATCAGGCTGTGATAGTATGAATGAAATTGACTTGCTTGAGATAGGCAGTTACACGGAATTGCAGGGTGGAAACATTATATTGCCCAAAGGCTATAGTTCTATTTTAGAACCTTTGGAACGAGTCATTCCTAAAGACAATATATTAAGAAAGCACCCTGTTAAACTCATTAAGTGGAATTGTAGGAAGAGAACACAG AAAGCTGAAAATGGATCAGATTCCGACTCAGAAGAATCAGACATAACTGTAGTTGAAGATGGCAGCAGACCAGGAAGCAGCAGGGAAGCGTCGCAAGAAAAAACTTTCCCAGTGCCCTTGTCATACAGTGTAGAAGTGGTGTGCGAAAATAACCAAAGATTTTACGGAGATCACCTCATTTGTACAATACCTTTAGGAGTTTTAAAACATAAAGCCACAAGTTTGTTCAAACCACCTCTGCCTGATTATAAAACTGAGGCTATAGACCGGCTATTATTTGGAACTGTAGATAAAATACTATTGGAATATGAGAG ACCGTTTCTTCATCCTAGCATTACAGAAGTTTTGCTGTTGTGGGAGGACGATTCCAGTGAAGATATAACCAAAAATTGGTTTAGAAAGATTTATTCCTTCAGTAAAATAACCGAAACGCTGATTTTGGGTTGGATTTCTGGGAAAGAAGCTGAGTATATGGAGACTTTAGACAGCAACACTGTGTTGGAAACATGCACAGTGGTTCTGAGGAAATTCTTAAATGATCCTTTCATACCTAAGCCCAAAAGTTGCGTGTG CACTAGTTGGCACAAACAAGAGTACACAAGAGGTTCCTATACTGCGATCGCAGTGGGAGCTTCTCAGATTGATATTGAGTGTCTAGCGCAACCTTTGTACCTGGACGAAAATGACTCAAAG CCAGTTTTAATGTTTGCCGGCGAGCACACACACAGCAACTTCTATTCGACAGTACACGGGGCATACCTTACAGGCCGAACCGCCGCACAAACAATTCTCAGCAACGACACCCCTCAGGAAATTGTGGTCGATTGTGAAGATGAGACTGACTTAAGTTCTTGGATTCAAGGTATTACccttgaataa
- the LOC136413049 gene encoding amphoterin-induced protein 1-like gives MKPAFLLTFLSFCILRSQANCPISCNCANSTISCVNQYLENVPDLTNLDISPNFLDFSGNNILFVTQEDFNFPKCDEVRTLYLNSSKVNELGEQAFDELESLQVLNLNDNILSYSGIPEDIIEDLDQMILLDLSRNHFDEGMPKIRSDNLKILFLNTGKISFIENDALTHLPKLVFLYLEYNNIQNLSFEPFKMFEPESLTVKLSYNPFLCSCDNFRAFQQLADHKFINTLDPYFCSTVDDKLLSIFNDDITEFMDCGETEDMVNDDSEQVLLDNDADAFSDEEDQLNSLDNKEIHIHKINQEDLESRLPNNCWQIFTDPYSSDGFFTVVALTTLVSFVIGFSSGILFCKLVYTFRYKKLEQGSDSQVQLIKA, from the coding sequence ATGAAGCCAGCATTCTTACTAACATTCCTCAGCTTCTGCATATTGAGGTCGCAAGCGAACTGCCCCATATCCTGCAATTGCGCGAATTCAACAATTTCTTGCGTAAACCAGTATTTGGAAAATGTGCCTGACTTGACCAACCTGGATATCTCACCTAATTTCCTAGACTTCTCTGGTAATAATATACTTTTCGTTACCCaggaagattttaattttccaaagtGCGACGAGGTGCGCACGCTATACCTCAATTCATCAAAAGTCAATGAATTGGGAGAACAGGCGTTTGACGAATTGGAAAGCTTGCAGGTACTAAATTTGAATGATAATATATTGAGCTATAGTGGCATACCTGAAGATATAATCGAGGACTTGGACCAGATGATATTGTTGGATTTATCGAGAAATCATTTCGATGAAGGAATGCCTAAAATCCGATCTGATAATTTGAAGATCCTATTTCTAAACACAGGGAAGATTTCTTTTATCGAAAACGATGCTTTGACGCACTTACCAAAGTTGGTGTTTCTGTATTTGGAATACAATAACATCCAGAATTTATCGTTTGAGCCTTTCAAGATGTTCGAGCCCGAATCGCTGACAGTCAAACTCTCCTATAATCCATTTTTGTGCAGTTGCGACAACTTTAGAGCTTTCCAGCAACTGGCTGatcataaatttataaacactCTCGATCCTTATTTCTGCAGCACTGTTGACGACAAATTACTTTCTATTTTCAATGATGATATTACAGAATTTATGGATTGTGGTGAAACTGAGGACATGGTAAATGATGATAGTGAGCAAGTTTTGCTTGACAATGACGCTGATGCCTTTTCGGATGAAGAAGATCAGCTGAATTCATTGGATAACAAAGAAATTCacattcataaaataaatcagGAAGATTTGGAATCAAGATTGCCTAATAATTGCTGGCAAATTTTCACCGATCCGTATAGTAGTGATGGATTTTTTACAGTGGTGGCTTTAACGACTTTGGTTAGTTTTGTTATTGGGTTTTCCTCGGGAATTCTTTTTTGTAAGCTGGTGTACACCTTTAGATACAAGAAACTGGAACAAGGCTCTGATAGTCAGGTGCAACTGATTAAAGCTTAA
- the FucT6 gene encoding alpha-(1,6)-fucosyltransferase, translated as MSVFRQVLSVGWHRTVVIFLALWLLVVLLLAAYPGINSSSSLDAKSSERLVRAFSDLESLRKQNQELREIFKEISLNNLSDDQKDAIENFQKRLTKAERSYEKDNIHLYSHKAEPNSEYELLRRRIFANTNEFWYYMHSSLLEIQRRAAGVTEVTNFVERVLNLGAEHKRSLLHDITALAEVDGYDEWRKKESYDLSNLIQERFKYLQNPEDCDSARKLVCTLNKGCGYGCQLHHAVYCFMVAYGTKRTLILKSKGWRYHKAGWEEIFMPVSETCTSPSGESVANWPGHPESQVVNLPIIDSLSPRPPFLPLAVPEDLAPRLTRLHGDPIVWWVGQILKYLLRPQEKTANLIQEAMTKLGYKRPIVGIHIRRTDKVGTEAAFHRLEEYMTEVDEFYKQLELKEKVDVRRVYLASDDPKVLKEAKSKYPEYEIICDPQISKTAAVSTRYSDTSLFGIIYDIHMLALSDFLVCTFSSQVCRIAYEIMQNYHADAAARFKSLDDIYYYGGQNPHNMVAVLSHEPRKPGEMEVRVGDLIGVAGNHWNGFSKGRNIRTNQMGLYPTFKAKDKIETAKFPTYSEMYQKASD; from the exons ATGAGTGTATTCCGGCAAGTGTTATCAGTAGGATGGCATCGTACAGTTGTGATTTTCTTAGCTCTCTGGCTTCTTGTAGTACTCCTCTTAGCAGCTTATCCAGGCATCAATTCCAGTAGTAGTCTAGATGCCAAGTCCTCAGAGAGGCTTGTTAGAGCCTTTTCAGATTTAGAGTCCTTGAGGAAACAGAACCAAGAGCTGCGAGAaatatttaaggaaattaGCTTAAA TAATTTAAGTGATGATCAGAAGGATGCGATAGAGAATTTCCAGAAAAGGTTAACAAAGGCTGAAAGATCCTATGAGAAGGATAATATTCATTTGTACAGCCACAAGGCAGAGCCAAATTCAGAGTATGAATTATTGAGGAGAAGAATATTTGCCAATACCAATGAGTTTTGGTACTACATGCATTCCAGTTTATTGGAAATTCAAAGGAGAGCTGCAGGAGTGACTGAAGTTACTAATTTTGTGGAGAGAGTTTTAAATCTTGGTGCTGAGCATAAGAG ATCCCTTCTACATGACATTACTGCATTAGCAGAAGTAGATGGTTATGATGAATGGAGAAAAAAGGAATCATATGATTTAAGCAACCTCATTCAAGAGAGATTTAAATATCTGCAAAACCCTGAAGACTGCGACAGTGCGCGCAAATTAGTTTGCACATTAAACAAG ggATGTGGTTATGGTTGCCAGCTACATCATGCTGTGTATTGCTTTATGGTGGCTTATGGCACAAAAAGAACTTTGATTTTAAAGTCCAAAGGTTGGCGCTATCATAAGGCTGGATGGGAGGAGATTTTCATGCCGGTTAGTGAAACTTGCACTTCTCCAAGTGGAGAAAGTGTGGCTAATTGGCCGGGTCACCCTGAGTCGCAAGTTGTAAATTTACCCATTATAGACAGCCTGTCTCCAAGACCACCATTTTTGCCTTTAGCTGTTCCTGAGGATTTGGCACCAAG ATTAACTAGGTTACATGGTGATCCAATTGTCTGGTGGGTAGGGCAAATATTAAAGTATCTTCTGAGGCCTCAAGAAAAGACTGCTAACTTGATACAAGAAGCGATGACTAAGCTGGGCTATAAAAGACCTATTGTCGG GATTCATATAAGACGCACAGACAAAGTAGGAACTGAAGCAGCGTTCCACCGCCTAGAAGAATACATGACTGAAGTCGATGAGTTTTACAAGCAGTTGGAGCTCAAAGAAAAGGTCGATGTAAGGCGCGTTTATTTAGCTTCAGATGATCCAAAGGTGTTGAAAGAGGCGAAGAGCAAATACCCGGAATACGAAATCATCTGTGACCCCCAAATATCCAAAACAGCCGCAGTTTCTACACGCTACAGTGACACGTCCTTATTCGGAATCATTTATGACATTCATATGTTGGCTTTAAGCGATTTTCTAGTCTGCACCTTTTCATCTCAA GTTTGCAGAATTGCCTATGAAATAATGCAAAACTATCACGCAGATGCGGCTGCTAGATTCAAGTCTTTGgatgatatttattattatgggGGTCAAAATCCCCATAATATGGTAGCAGTGTTGTCTCACGAGCCGAGAAAGCCTGGGGAAATGGAAGTGCGCGTGGGGGACTTAATAG GAGTCGCCGGCAACCATTGGAACGGTTTCAGCAAAGGCAGGAACATCCGGACCAACCAAATGGGTCTCTATCCGACCTTTAAGGCGAAGGACAAAATTGAAACTGCCAAGTTCCCTACTTACTCGGAAATGTATCAAAAAGCTAGTGATTAA